Proteins co-encoded in one Kribbella qitaiheensis genomic window:
- a CDS encoding extracellular solute-binding protein: MSFSRRTLLKAGLAGLAASAVAGCNNGATDRGAGEVIYWLWDSAQLPMYTECAKVFQQQNPQYQVSVEQYGWNDYWGKLVTGFISGTAPDVFTSHSAKYPLFADKGQVLAIDDFVAADNVDLDIYQKGLADRWIGADGKRYGLPKDWDTEVYFYNSGLTDAAGISAEQLNSMTWNPSDGGTFEQIVARLTVDSKGRRGDQPGFDKNNVKVYGLGYGDAGGADGQTSWSWYAASNGWVYSEGQPWGTKFFYGDPKFTETIGWWRGLITKGYMPTYAQAKSGVDITTSFGAGKYGLTPNGSWMLGTYAGLKGVKTKLARLTQGPNGKRMSMMNGLADTIWAGTKRREASWAWVKFLGSQTAQDIVARAGVVFPAVSASMPAANASFAKAGWDVTPFLEPVEAGNVFPYPANPNAADVSAVMTPAMESVMSFASDPASLAKANNDVNKILAANA, translated from the coding sequence ATGAGCTTCTCGAGACGGACACTGCTGAAGGCCGGACTGGCCGGACTCGCCGCATCGGCTGTCGCCGGCTGCAACAACGGGGCCACCGATCGTGGTGCCGGTGAGGTCATCTACTGGCTCTGGGACTCCGCCCAGCTACCGATGTACACCGAGTGCGCGAAGGTGTTCCAGCAGCAGAACCCGCAGTACCAGGTGAGTGTCGAGCAGTACGGCTGGAACGACTACTGGGGCAAGCTCGTCACCGGGTTCATCTCCGGAACGGCGCCCGACGTGTTCACCTCGCACTCGGCGAAGTACCCGCTGTTCGCGGACAAGGGCCAAGTGCTGGCGATCGACGACTTCGTTGCTGCTGACAACGTCGATCTCGACATCTACCAGAAGGGGCTGGCCGATCGATGGATCGGTGCCGACGGCAAGCGGTACGGGTTGCCGAAGGACTGGGACACCGAGGTCTACTTCTACAACTCCGGTCTGACCGACGCGGCCGGGATCTCCGCCGAGCAGCTGAACTCGATGACCTGGAACCCGTCCGACGGCGGCACCTTCGAGCAGATCGTCGCGCGGCTGACGGTGGACTCGAAGGGCCGGCGGGGCGATCAGCCCGGGTTCGACAAGAACAACGTCAAGGTCTACGGACTCGGGTACGGCGATGCCGGCGGCGCCGACGGGCAGACGAGCTGGAGCTGGTACGCGGCGTCGAACGGCTGGGTGTACTCCGAAGGGCAGCCGTGGGGCACCAAGTTCTTCTACGGCGATCCCAAGTTCACCGAGACGATCGGGTGGTGGCGTGGCCTGATCACCAAGGGGTACATGCCGACGTACGCGCAGGCCAAGTCGGGCGTCGACATCACCACGAGCTTCGGCGCCGGCAAGTACGGGCTGACGCCGAACGGTTCCTGGATGCTCGGCACGTACGCCGGGCTGAAGGGCGTGAAGACCAAGCTGGCCCGGCTCACCCAGGGCCCGAACGGCAAGCGGATGTCGATGATGAACGGTCTGGCGGACACCATCTGGGCGGGCACCAAGCGGCGCGAGGCGTCCTGGGCCTGGGTGAAGTTCCTCGGCTCGCAGACCGCGCAGGACATCGTCGCCAGGGCCGGGGTGGTGTTCCCGGCCGTCAGCGCCTCGATGCCGGCCGCCAATGCGTCGTTCGCCAAGGCCGGCTGGGACGTGACGCCGTTCCTCGAGCCGGTGGAGGCGGGGAACGTGTTCCCCTACCCCGCCAACCCGAACGCCGCCGACGTCTCCGCGGTGATGACGCCGGCGATGGAATCGGTGATGTCCTTCGCCTCCGACCCGGCGTCACTGGCCAAGGCCAACAACGACGTCAACAAGATCCTCGCTGCGAACGCCTAG
- a CDS encoding nucleotidyltransferase domain-containing protein → MTRDMRTLDYTELRGIVGDQPYDLLFATVSGAHLYGFPSKDSDVDLRGVHVLPVAEVVGLTTGPETLDRTWFQNEAEVDLVTHDLAKFLRLMLRRNGYVLEQVLSPLGVVTSPGHEELVALADGCLTKWHSHHYRGFGKTQWALFGKTGELKPLLYTFRVLLTGIHLMRTGEVQADLRELADQAPAYLPELMAAKAEVEHGPVDGPAAELIERDVLRLQALLDEAEAESKLPDAPSAGAALNDLLVRTRLAAR, encoded by the coding sequence GTGACGCGTGACATGCGAACGCTCGACTACACCGAGCTCCGCGGCATCGTCGGAGACCAGCCGTACGACCTGCTCTTCGCCACCGTCTCCGGCGCACACCTCTACGGCTTCCCGTCCAAGGACTCCGACGTCGACCTCCGCGGTGTCCACGTGCTTCCGGTCGCCGAGGTCGTCGGACTGACCACGGGCCCGGAGACGCTGGACCGGACCTGGTTCCAGAACGAAGCCGAGGTCGATCTCGTCACCCACGACCTGGCCAAGTTCCTCCGGCTGATGCTGCGCCGCAACGGCTACGTGCTGGAGCAGGTGCTGTCGCCGCTCGGGGTGGTGACGAGTCCCGGGCACGAAGAGCTGGTCGCGCTCGCGGACGGGTGTCTGACGAAGTGGCACTCGCATCACTATCGCGGGTTCGGGAAGACGCAGTGGGCGCTGTTCGGCAAGACGGGGGAGCTCAAGCCGCTGCTCTACACGTTCCGGGTGCTGTTGACCGGGATCCATCTGATGCGCACGGGCGAAGTACAGGCTGATCTGCGGGAGCTGGCCGACCAGGCACCGGCGTACCTGCCGGAGTTGATGGCCGCCAAGGCCGAAGTCGAACATGGTCCTGTCGACGGGCCGGCCGCCGAGCTGATCGAGCGAGACGTCCTGCGACTGCAGGCGTTGCTCGACGAGGCCGAAGCGGAGTCGAAGCTACCGGACGCCCCCTCGGCGGGGGCGGCGCTGAACGATCTGCTGGTTCGTACGCGCCTCGCTGCGCGCTGA
- a CDS encoding ABC transporter ATP-binding protein gives MPESSTEEPAIHTEALTKTYRYTEQQPGLAGAVKGLFRPDRRERVAVDALQLTVPRGQIIGLLGPNGAGKTTTIKMLCGLLRPTSGDLEVLGHRPAKRGYDFLSRISVVFGQKSMLWWDVSTYDSLLIHKEMYAIPEPRFEATIKDLAERLQVEDILNIPVRKLSLGQRMRCELILALLHGPDLLFADEPTVGLDVVAKLSVRAFLAELNRDLGTTIVLTSHDMNDVAALCERIAVVNHGRTIFDGDLEALRERADAGVDADLDQVMSKLFTEAAADA, from the coding sequence ATGCCCGAATCCAGCACTGAAGAGCCCGCGATCCACACCGAGGCTCTGACCAAGACCTACCGCTACACCGAGCAGCAACCAGGCCTGGCTGGTGCCGTCAAAGGCCTCTTCCGCCCGGACCGCCGCGAACGCGTCGCGGTCGACGCCCTGCAACTCACCGTGCCCCGCGGTCAGATCATCGGACTCCTCGGCCCGAACGGCGCCGGCAAGACGACCACGATCAAGATGCTCTGCGGCCTGCTGCGCCCAACCAGCGGCGACCTCGAGGTCCTAGGTCACCGCCCGGCCAAGCGCGGCTACGACTTCCTCTCCAGGATCTCCGTCGTGTTCGGCCAGAAGTCGATGCTCTGGTGGGACGTCTCGACGTACGACTCGCTGCTGATCCACAAGGAGATGTACGCGATCCCCGAACCACGCTTCGAGGCCACCATCAAAGACCTCGCCGAGCGCCTGCAAGTCGAAGACATCCTGAACATCCCGGTCCGCAAGCTGTCGCTCGGGCAACGGATGCGCTGCGAGCTGATCCTCGCGCTGCTGCACGGCCCCGACCTGCTCTTCGCCGACGAACCGACCGTCGGCCTGGACGTCGTCGCGAAGCTCAGCGTCCGCGCCTTCCTGGCCGAGCTGAACCGCGACCTCGGTACGACGATCGTGCTGACCAGCCACGACATGAACGACGTCGCGGCGCTGTGTGAGCGCATCGCCGTCGTCAACCACGGCCGAACCATCTTCGACGGCGACCTGGAAGCGCTTCGCGAGCGAGCAGACGCCGGGGTCGACGCCGACCTCGACCAGGTGATGTCGAAGCTGTTCACCGAAGCGGCAGCGGACGCATGA
- a CDS encoding ABC transporter permease, with protein sequence MKRYARLWWSCLKQAIRRDLQFRSQTVTNAIASTAELVLGLIPVLILTGTAAAAVGWNGPLTLIVVGIYGACTGLMDCFVAPNLRRIDGYVRKGELDLILVRPVNAQLFAALRWMEPAELGRVVTGLGLAAAGAHAAHLPITPELIVRAAGWTAIGFIGFSLLWANLVYLAFWFESAEPINEVALQAREAGRYPLAYFPKSVQFVLATIVPAGLIAAVPAKVLAGTVAALSTGLLLLTVGVLLTILHWQLASRRYSSAS encoded by the coding sequence ATGAAGCGCTACGCGCGGCTCTGGTGGAGTTGCCTAAAGCAAGCAATCCGGCGCGACCTGCAGTTCCGCAGCCAGACGGTCACCAACGCGATCGCCTCCACGGCAGAACTCGTCCTGGGCCTCATCCCGGTGCTGATCCTCACCGGTACGGCGGCTGCCGCGGTCGGCTGGAACGGCCCGCTCACCCTGATCGTGGTCGGCATCTACGGTGCCTGCACCGGTCTGATGGACTGCTTCGTCGCCCCGAATCTGCGCCGCATCGACGGCTACGTGCGCAAAGGCGAACTGGACCTCATCCTCGTCCGCCCGGTGAACGCACAGCTTTTCGCGGCGCTGAGATGGATGGAGCCTGCGGAGCTCGGCCGCGTCGTCACCGGCCTCGGTCTGGCCGCTGCAGGCGCCCACGCAGCACACCTACCGATAACACCAGAACTGATTGTCCGAGCCGCAGGATGGACAGCGATCGGGTTCATCGGCTTCAGCCTGCTCTGGGCGAACCTCGTCTACCTGGCGTTCTGGTTCGAGAGCGCGGAGCCGATCAACGAGGTCGCGCTCCAGGCCCGCGAAGCCGGGCGGTACCCGCTGGCCTACTTCCCGAAGTCCGTTCAGTTCGTCCTCGCGACGATCGTTCCGGCGGGCCTGATAGCAGCGGTGCCGGCCAAGGTTTTGGCCGGCACCGTTGCTGCTTTGTCGACAGGTCTACTCCTGCTGACTGTTGGCGTCCTACTCACGATCCTGCATTGGCAGCTGGCCAGCCGCCGCTACAGCAGCGCCAGCTAG
- a CDS encoding carbohydrate ABC transporter permease gives MRRELNPGRVVAWACLIVLMLLTLFPFYWMLRTAFSDNTQLPGHPSSLLPVESTLGAFKRVLGLSSVAEAQAQGGSGAAVNFWLYLRNSLIVSTVTTVCQVFFSALAAYAFARLRWPGRDKVFALFLAALMVPPIFTLLPNFALIKNLGLLNSFAGIILPTALMTPFAIFFLRQFFLGINRELEEAAMIDGAGHGRIFFGLIIPMSAAPITTLAILTYINSWNDYFWPLLVGQQEKVRVLTVALGVFRSQTPQGGPDWAGLMAATLIAALPMILLFVVFARRITNSIGFSGIK, from the coding sequence ATGAGGCGTGAGCTGAACCCGGGCCGCGTCGTCGCCTGGGCCTGCCTGATCGTGTTGATGCTGCTGACGCTGTTCCCGTTCTACTGGATGCTCCGTACCGCGTTCTCGGACAACACCCAGTTGCCAGGGCATCCCAGCTCGCTGCTCCCGGTGGAGTCCACCCTCGGTGCCTTCAAGCGCGTACTGGGGCTGTCATCGGTCGCCGAGGCGCAGGCACAGGGTGGTTCCGGAGCCGCGGTGAACTTCTGGCTCTACTTGCGCAACTCGCTGATCGTGTCGACCGTCACCACGGTGTGCCAGGTGTTCTTCAGCGCGCTCGCGGCGTACGCGTTCGCCCGGTTGCGCTGGCCCGGCCGGGACAAGGTGTTCGCGCTGTTCCTGGCCGCGCTGATGGTTCCGCCGATCTTCACCCTGCTGCCGAACTTCGCGCTGATCAAGAACCTCGGGCTGCTGAACAGCTTCGCCGGCATCATCCTGCCGACCGCGTTGATGACGCCGTTCGCGATCTTCTTCCTGCGCCAGTTCTTCCTCGGCATCAACCGGGAACTGGAGGAGGCGGCGATGATCGACGGCGCCGGTCACGGCCGGATCTTCTTCGGGCTGATCATCCCGATGAGCGCCGCGCCGATCACCACGCTGGCGATCCTGACCTACATCAACTCGTGGAACGACTACTTCTGGCCGTTGCTGGTCGGTCAGCAGGAGAAGGTCCGGGTCCTCACCGTCGCGCTCGGGGTGTTCCGCTCACAGACCCCGCAGGGCGGGCCGGACTGGGCCGGGCTGATGGCGGCGACCCTGATCGCGGCGCTGCCGATGATCCTCCTGTTCGTGGTGTTCGCCCGCCGGATCACCAACTCCATCGGTTTCTCCGGGATCAAGTGA
- a CDS encoding DUF1707 SHOCT-like domain-containing protein, with translation MSGNEGPIRVGDQEREDAVTRLGAHYEAGRLSAEEHQERVGEALQAKTWADLTALFADLPGERPTGTPGGGEPGSSGEEGWAGPWGWSRPPWTAPAEQGEGAAAGRAAYGRGPGVGGPGGRGAWSAGGPPWARRGVFGRAPLPLLVALAVVGVLASIGCVVGGGHPPVLPLLLIVAGIFLVKRRRQERRA, from the coding sequence ATGAGCGGGAACGAAGGACCTATCCGCGTTGGTGATCAGGAACGCGAGGACGCGGTGACGCGGCTCGGCGCGCACTACGAGGCCGGGCGGCTGAGCGCGGAGGAGCACCAGGAGCGCGTCGGCGAGGCGCTACAGGCGAAGACCTGGGCGGATCTGACCGCGCTGTTCGCGGATCTGCCGGGCGAGCGGCCCACCGGTACGCCGGGCGGTGGTGAGCCGGGTTCGTCGGGTGAGGAGGGTTGGGCTGGGCCGTGGGGTTGGTCCCGGCCGCCGTGGACGGCGCCGGCGGAGCAGGGCGAAGGTGCTGCCGCCGGGCGCGCGGCGTACGGGCGGGGACCGGGCGTTGGTGGACCGGGTGGGCGAGGGGCATGGAGTGCTGGTGGGCCGCCGTGGGCTCGGCGAGGGGTGTTCGGGCGGGCTCCGTTGCCGTTGCTGGTCGCGCTGGCGGTGGTCGGAGTACTGGCTTCGATTGGTTGCGTGGTCGGCGGTGGGCATCCGCCGGTGCTGCCGTTGCTGTTGATCGTCGCGGGCATCTTCCTCGTGAAGCGTCGTAGGCAGGAGCGGCGCGCATGA
- a CDS encoding ABC transporter permease, with translation MRLARVLRILVVREVTIMLHYRWWLAMLQLSNIVAPAISLLVWRGAIAQGAKPPVTESFLTTYLVLVSIVAMLTSSWTSGFLAASIRLGGLSSWLVRPCSTHLNGLANNLAEKVIKLFLLIPLAAVLGFIFRNQVDLPTTVGKWLAFAISLLMAAAMTFSLDIVIGSLAFWFEDVSAVDRLRSLLARILSGALIPLALFPAAVRSFLDAQPFRFMVSFPLEVLLGNPSRGSFALQFAWFAAFVGAAVFVWRIGLRSYQGAGA, from the coding sequence ATGAGGCTCGCCCGCGTCCTGCGGATCCTCGTCGTCCGCGAGGTGACGATCATGCTGCACTACCGCTGGTGGCTCGCGATGCTCCAGCTCAGCAACATCGTCGCCCCGGCCATCTCCCTGCTGGTATGGCGGGGCGCGATCGCCCAGGGCGCCAAGCCACCGGTCACCGAGTCGTTCCTGACCACCTATCTCGTCCTCGTGAGCATCGTCGCGATGCTCACCAGCAGCTGGACCTCGGGGTTCCTGGCGGCGAGCATCCGCCTTGGTGGGTTGAGTTCCTGGCTCGTCCGCCCGTGTTCCACCCATCTCAACGGCCTCGCCAACAACCTCGCCGAGAAGGTCATCAAGCTGTTCCTGCTGATACCGCTCGCGGCTGTGCTCGGATTCATCTTCCGCAACCAGGTCGACCTGCCGACAACTGTCGGGAAGTGGCTCGCGTTCGCGATCTCACTCCTGATGGCCGCCGCGATGACCTTCTCGCTCGACATCGTGATCGGGTCGCTGGCGTTCTGGTTCGAGGACGTCTCCGCGGTGGACCGCTTGCGCTCGCTCCTGGCCCGGATCCTGTCGGGTGCGTTGATCCCGCTCGCGCTCTTCCCCGCGGCGGTCAGGAGCTTCCTCGACGCCCAGCCGTTCCGGTTCATGGTGTCGTTCCCGCTCGAGGTCCTGCTCGGCAACCCGTCGCGCGGGAGCTTCGCCCTGCAGTTCGCCTGGTTCGCCGCGTTCGTCGGCGCGGCGGTGTTCGTCTGGCGGATCGGGCTGCGCAGCTATCAAGGAGCCGGCGCATGA
- a CDS encoding alpha/beta fold hydrolase: MADLENAPDAGQPDLPTNIAAIRRFLSVCTSEPLAPNDWNAALAWNMVVSPEVRGALISREINSDDVLADLTVPVLVTHGRSDTIVLPSMSEHVLDICKTAKPSWYHGVGHLPFTETHPRFNHELTSLVKEVA; the protein is encoded by the coding sequence GTGGCCGATCTCGAGAACGCGCCGGACGCCGGCCAACCCGACCTCCCCACGAACATCGCCGCCATTCGGCGCTTCCTCAGCGTCTGCACCAGCGAGCCCCTCGCCCCGAACGACTGGAACGCCGCGCTGGCTTGGAACATGGTCGTTTCCCCCGAGGTCAGGGGCGCGCTGATCTCGCGCGAGATCAACAGCGACGACGTACTGGCCGACCTGACCGTACCCGTCCTCGTAACCCACGGACGCTCCGACACGATCGTCCTACCCTCGATGTCCGAACACGTCCTCGACATCTGCAAAACCGCCAAACCATCCTGGTACCACGGCGTAGGCCACCTGCCCTTCACCGAAACCCACCCCCGCTTCAACCACGAACTCACCAGCCTCGTGAAGGAAGTCGCCTAG
- a CDS encoding multicopper oxidase family protein: protein MSVASLTGPSGTPTVAMTLVARQQKFTLASGESVDGFTVNGTSPGPLIRARVGDLVEVTLVNESVRSGVTLHWHGIDVPNAEDGVAGVTQDAVPVGGRHVYRFRATQGGTYWYHSHQVSSEEVRDGLFGPIVIGAAAGPEVVAAIHTYDGKRTINGHTGSQRVALAAGSLVRIRVINTDNALIRTGLVGAPYKVIAVDGRDLHGPTPTTSAFPLAAGARVDLEATVPPSGALRLDAGTTSVTIGPVSSAPPTDALSSDTVDLLTYGTPAPLGFDPSHADRTFEYRIGRRVGFLDGKPGLWWTINGRKFPDVPMFMVGEGDVVRMKISNTSGQSHPMHLHGHHGVVLSRNGTPTTGTPWWIDTLEVADNETYEIAFLANNPGIWMDHCHNLPHASEGLMTHLAYTGYTTPYVIGGPTSNKPE from the coding sequence ATGAGCGTGGCTTCACTGACCGGGCCATCTGGTACTCCGACGGTTGCGATGACTCTGGTCGCGCGGCAACAGAAGTTCACCCTTGCCAGCGGTGAATCTGTTGATGGATTCACCGTGAACGGAACGTCTCCCGGACCGCTGATCCGTGCCAGGGTTGGCGATCTGGTCGAGGTCACGTTGGTGAATGAGTCCGTGCGTTCTGGCGTCACCTTGCATTGGCACGGGATCGACGTGCCCAATGCCGAAGATGGAGTCGCCGGAGTCACGCAGGACGCAGTACCGGTTGGTGGTCGGCACGTCTACCGCTTCCGGGCTACGCAAGGTGGGACGTACTGGTACCACTCGCACCAGGTCTCGAGCGAGGAAGTCCGCGACGGCCTGTTCGGCCCGATCGTCATCGGTGCCGCGGCTGGACCCGAGGTTGTTGCCGCGATCCATACGTACGACGGAAAGCGCACCATCAACGGACACACCGGATCGCAGCGGGTGGCCTTGGCTGCTGGATCTCTGGTACGAATCCGCGTAATCAACACGGACAACGCTCTCATCCGCACCGGTCTGGTCGGCGCACCCTACAAAGTCATCGCCGTAGACGGCCGCGACCTCCACGGCCCAACGCCGACGACTTCCGCGTTCCCACTAGCAGCCGGCGCCCGAGTCGACCTAGAAGCCACCGTGCCTCCGTCCGGCGCCTTACGCCTGGACGCCGGCACGACCTCCGTCACAATCGGCCCTGTCTCATCCGCCCCACCCACCGACGCCCTGTCATCCGACACCGTCGACCTACTGACCTATGGCACCCCCGCACCACTCGGTTTCGACCCGTCCCACGCTGACCGCACCTTCGAATACCGCATCGGCCGCCGCGTCGGCTTCCTCGACGGCAAACCCGGTCTCTGGTGGACCATCAACGGCCGCAAGTTCCCCGACGTACCAATGTTCATGGTCGGCGAAGGGGACGTAGTACGAATGAAAATCTCCAACACCAGCGGCCAATCCCACCCCATGCACCTCCACGGCCACCACGGGGTCGTCCTCTCCCGCAACGGCACCCCCACCACAGGCACCCCCTGGTGGATCGACACCCTAGAAGTAGCCGACAACGAAACCTACGAAATAGCCTTCCTCGCCAACAACCCAGGCATCTGGATGGACCACTGCCACAACCTCCCCCACGCCTCCGAAGGCTTGATGACCCACCTCGCTTACACCGGCTACACCACCCCCTACGTCATCGGCGGCCCCACTTCCAACAAACCCGAATAG
- a CDS encoding alpha-galactosidase — MSNIKVLQLRSAGVSLLLDCSGPALPSVLHWGADLGELSDTALVDFRRGAGAIQVGNGLDENQPVALIPEYSSGWFGLPGLNGHRDGQDFSASFQLTEVAQTGNTVQVTAADPQAGLSLALVVELTDSGLVRAKAELTNTGGSPYTVDGLVLALPVPTEATELLDLTGRHIGERHPQRSAFTQGLHLRDNRRGRTGADATLLLFAGTPGFDFGTGEIWGVHTAWSGNHRSYAERGMSGFAVIGGGELLLPGEGRLEAGGSYSTPWIYGTYGVGLDQLSTRFHAYLRARPSHPTTDRPVVLNTWEAVYFDLDLDKLKALADAAAEVGAERFVLDDGWFRGRRDDHAGLGDWYVDEGIWPKGLHPLVDHVTGLGLQFGLWVEPEMVNPDSDLARQQPEWILATGNRMPLTARHQQGLNLGIQAAYDYLLERLDSLLSEYDISYLKWDHNRDFVDGGNQLTGTAGIHEQTLALYRLLDELKRRHPGLEIESCSSGGARVDLAVLERTDRVWGSDSNDALERQKIQRYTQLLLPPELIGCHVGPPKAHTTGRTQSLAFRAATALFGHFGIEWDISKASPEERAELAGWVALHKELRPLLHTGRVVRADRGSDDFLLHGVVAQDGSRAVYSAVQLAQSITSDVGRVRLPGLTKDRVYRVRKLVTPGAEPRHSAAWWSDGVELNGAALAAAGVQVPAQWPESAVLLEVLAID, encoded by the coding sequence GTGTCGAACATCAAGGTGCTGCAGCTCCGCTCCGCGGGCGTGAGCCTCCTCCTGGACTGCTCCGGTCCGGCCCTGCCGTCCGTGCTGCATTGGGGCGCGGATCTGGGTGAGCTGAGCGACACCGCTCTGGTGGACTTCCGGCGGGGAGCGGGCGCGATCCAGGTCGGCAACGGCCTCGACGAGAACCAGCCGGTCGCGCTCATCCCGGAGTACTCGTCCGGCTGGTTCGGGCTGCCCGGCCTGAACGGGCACCGCGACGGCCAGGACTTCTCCGCGTCGTTCCAGCTCACTGAGGTTGCTCAGACCGGCAACACGGTCCAGGTCACGGCGGCCGATCCGCAAGCCGGACTGAGCCTGGCGCTCGTGGTGGAGCTGACCGACTCGGGCCTCGTCCGGGCAAAGGCGGAGCTCACGAACACGGGCGGTTCGCCGTACACGGTCGATGGGCTGGTGCTCGCGCTGCCGGTGCCGACCGAGGCGACCGAACTGCTCGACCTGACTGGCCGGCACATCGGTGAGCGGCACCCGCAGCGGAGTGCGTTCACCCAGGGTCTGCACCTGCGTGACAACCGCCGCGGCCGGACCGGCGCCGACGCCACCCTGCTGCTCTTCGCCGGTACGCCGGGCTTCGACTTCGGCACCGGCGAGATCTGGGGCGTGCACACCGCCTGGAGCGGCAACCACCGCTCGTACGCCGAACGCGGGATGAGCGGGTTCGCCGTCATCGGTGGCGGCGAACTGCTCCTTCCCGGCGAGGGGCGCCTGGAAGCCGGCGGGAGCTACAGCACCCCGTGGATCTACGGCACGTACGGCGTGGGTCTCGACCAGCTGTCGACGCGCTTCCACGCCTACCTGCGGGCTCGGCCGAGCCACCCGACGACGGATCGGCCCGTCGTACTGAACACCTGGGAGGCCGTGTACTTCGACCTCGACCTGGACAAGCTGAAGGCGCTCGCGGACGCGGCGGCCGAGGTCGGTGCCGAGCGGTTCGTGCTCGACGACGGCTGGTTCCGTGGCCGCCGCGACGACCACGCCGGCCTGGGCGACTGGTACGTCGACGAGGGGATCTGGCCGAAGGGCCTGCACCCGCTGGTCGACCACGTCACCGGGCTCGGCCTGCAGTTCGGTCTGTGGGTGGAGCCGGAGATGGTCAACCCGGACTCCGACCTGGCTCGTCAGCAGCCGGAATGGATCCTTGCCACCGGCAACCGGATGCCGCTGACCGCGCGCCACCAGCAGGGCCTGAACCTGGGCATCCAGGCCGCCTACGACTACTTGCTCGAGCGGCTGGACAGCCTGCTGAGCGAGTACGACATCAGCTACCTGAAGTGGGACCACAACCGCGACTTCGTTGACGGCGGCAACCAGTTGACCGGGACGGCCGGGATCCACGAGCAGACGCTCGCGCTCTACCGGTTGCTCGACGAGCTGAAGCGGCGTCATCCCGGCCTGGAGATCGAGTCCTGCTCGTCCGGTGGCGCGCGGGTGGACCTCGCCGTTCTGGAGCGGACCGACCGGGTCTGGGGAAGCGACAGCAACGACGCGCTGGAGCGGCAGAAGATCCAGCGGTACACGCAGTTGCTGCTGCCGCCCGAGCTGATCGGCTGCCACGTCGGCCCGCCGAAGGCGCACACCACCGGCCGGACCCAGAGCCTGGCCTTCCGGGCCGCCACCGCCTTGTTCGGCCACTTCGGAATCGAGTGGGACATCAGCAAGGCGTCGCCCGAAGAGCGGGCGGAGCTGGCAGGCTGGGTCGCGCTGCACAAGGAACTCCGGCCGCTGCTGCACACCGGCAGGGTGGTCCGCGCCGATCGCGGCTCGGACGACTTCCTGCTGCACGGAGTGGTCGCGCAGGACGGTTCCCGCGCGGTGTACTCCGCCGTACAGCTGGCGCAGTCGATCACCTCCGACGTGGGCAGGGTCCGGCTGCCGGGTCTCACCAAGGACCGCGTGTACCGGGTGCGAAAGCTGGTCACGCCGGGAGCCGAGCCGCGGCACAGCGCAGCCTGGTGGAGTGACGGCGTGGAGCTGAACGGTGCTGCGCTCGCGGCGGCCGGCGTACAGGTTCCGGCGCAGTGGCCGGAGAGCGCGGTTCTGCTGGAAGTTCTGGCCATCGACTAG
- a CDS encoding carbohydrate ABC transporter permease encodes MTVTTSPPRKRRSPGDLKVAMIFLAPATLGFVVFYIWPTLRGAYLSFTEYSLLSAPKFNGLDNYERMVHDSFFWNALGVTVEYVVINIGLQTVLAVGIAMLMYRLTKSITVRAVVLLPYLVANVVVALVWYWMLDYQVGIVNQALSWIGIDPVAFFGDSHWAIPTVALINVWRHMGYTALLVFAGLQMIPTYVYEAAEVDGSTEMKTFWRITLPLLRPVLVMVLVVTMIGSFQLFDTVAVTTQGGPINATRVIYYYIYERAFTRFDFGYASAMALVLFAILALVSLLQLRLLRAKESDLA; translated from the coding sequence GTGACCGTGACGACGAGTCCCCCTCGAAAACGACGAAGTCCCGGGGATCTGAAGGTCGCGATGATCTTCCTGGCTCCGGCGACGCTGGGGTTCGTGGTGTTCTACATCTGGCCCACGCTCCGCGGCGCGTACCTGAGCTTCACCGAGTACAGCCTGCTGTCGGCGCCGAAGTTCAACGGGCTCGACAACTACGAGCGGATGGTGCACGACAGCTTCTTCTGGAACGCGCTCGGCGTCACGGTCGAGTACGTGGTGATCAACATCGGCCTGCAGACCGTGCTCGCGGTCGGCATCGCGATGCTGATGTACCGGCTGACGAAGTCGATCACGGTCCGCGCGGTGGTGCTGCTGCCGTACCTGGTGGCGAACGTCGTGGTCGCGCTGGTCTGGTACTGGATGCTCGACTACCAGGTCGGCATCGTGAACCAGGCGCTGAGCTGGATCGGGATCGACCCGGTCGCCTTCTTCGGTGACTCGCACTGGGCGATCCCGACCGTTGCCCTGATCAACGTCTGGCGGCACATGGGCTACACGGCGCTGCTGGTGTTCGCCGGTCTGCAGATGATCCCGACCTATGTGTACGAAGCGGCCGAGGTGGACGGATCGACCGAGATGAAGACGTTCTGGCGGATCACCCTGCCGCTGCTGCGGCCCGTACTCGTGATGGTCCTGGTGGTCACCATGATCGGGTCGTTCCAGCTCTTCGACACCGTCGCGGTGACGACGCAGGGCGGGCCGATCAACGCGACCCGGGTGATCTACTACTACATCTACGAGCGGGCCTTCACCCGGTTCGACTTCGGCTACGCGTCGGCGATGGCGCTGGTGCTGTTCGCCATCCTCGCGCTCGTCTCGCTGCTGCAGCTGCGGTTGCTGCGCGCCAAGGAGAGTGATCTGGCATGA